In a genomic window of Pseudorasbora parva isolate DD20220531a chromosome 24, ASM2467924v1, whole genome shotgun sequence:
- the nell3 gene encoding uncharacterized protein nell3: MSSSIKTLLLLVYVLCTFRSARSGDSGDTRPCSGSHCPGGRSPRPPRPHSPTSQSRSTNQHHAPFSFPSEHHTTFLSQRGRSGDQTRETVQTRVAGVFDPVCADCVTPQGSDHVLNDTRECKGIECRLPLRIRQKPRSRPCAGDGCVPEPSQPTLIHVADRAAQFLGEFPDIRYPASEVGAPLGVQLTCDIKPGENEVPAEDALILHLQLAKGQEKLVEALRAQQAVIRDLQQRLVEQQGALLSQQREILSQQRRMFEQMDVVKAQYGLLSETVKQVSFQGLQGELQSYFESHLVDLHNQARSHLQKSYAVHKVDVDTKVMNIVGDTGDPLLGCQTACGPEEYCDFQKDPPQCERCTTCPPGFFLVSQCSPTADRMCQDRDECLELPSLCGERVKCFNTPGGFRCLGVSEREISAGLCGHEYFYNQELQECQACSDCDGKPVGIPCTSTSDAVCGTVSENMLSQSWAASIAIPPTKSKSTSIYPGLQLNIRGKEGNNLLTNHDDYLSLQQHGLIWIDYNFALKHSCRNFLQVGIRINGSEEEGRDFSGVRIEQPERKFFQGVTVSTAVEVEPSHILTLVLKSPNQYCNQSKDIQAYELGGASFSLVWLSHDTGAVAMTAQMLTAAHYQGNHRPTFRIATVSDPYIVSLTHDSRGVRFMESGVVKFVLQQAIYSMGQACVREGFSLIAYVHRNGTNQEVLRSFKSGVNYRDTSITLSGATRVDREDWLNFEIVAPSQCNVRYFGDSSGISMLSLIWIPTAVSSTFTATVLRTGLPSGAVRNKPLLFRQISSISDQMRLAGSGEAHAQRNFVFSEAGTVSVALNLKLIHSCNVVKLTLYRQGKDGGQATSLAQQVGGHMPEGSEWASVGLRTSFQVQNGTAIYVSLDCVRGRINQITHEGGTNISILWLAS; the protein is encoded by the exons ATGTCCTCATCCATAAAGACGCTATTGCTGCTGGTTTATGTATTATGCACGTTCCGCTCCGCGCGCTCGGGGGACTCTGGAGACACCAGACCCTGCTCCGGATCACACTGCCCGGGAGGCAGATCGCCCAGACCGCCGCGACCACACAGTCCGACATCACAGAGCAGATCAACAAATCAACATCATGCCCCCTTCAGCTTTCCATCCGAACATCACACAACGTTTCTGTCTCAGCGCGGGCGGTCTGGAGACCAGACAAGGGAAACCGTCCAGACGCGCGTCGCTGGAGTTTTTGATCCTGTGTGCGCAGATTGCGTTACGCCTCAAGGATCAGATCATGTTTTGAACGACACCAGAGAATGTAAAGGGATTGAGTGCCGTCTGCCTTTGAGGATACGACAGAAGCCCCGATCGAGACCCTGTGCTGGAGACGGGTGTGTACCCGAGCCCAGCCAACCAACCCTCATCCATGTGGCAGACAGAGCCGCTCAGTTTCTGGGGGAATTTCCGGACATTCGATACCCCGCTTCAGAGGTCGGAGCTCCTCTGGGAGTTCAGCTCACTTGTGACATCAAACCAG GAGAGAATGAGGTCCCTGCCGAGGACGCACTTATCCTACACCTACAGCTGGCGAAGGGTCAAGAGAAGCTGGTGGAGGCTTTGAGAGCTCAGCAAGCGGTTATCCGTGATCTGCAGCAGAGACTGGTGGAACAGCAGGGGGCTCTCCTCTCCCAGCAGCGTGAGATACTCAGCCAGCAGCGCCGCATGTTCGAGCAGATGGATGTGGTGAAGGCTCAGTACGGTCTGCTTTCTGAGACGGTCAAGCAAGTCTCTTTCCAGGGTCTGCAGGGAGAACTGCAAAGCTATTTTGAAAGTCACTTGGTCGATCTTCATAACCAAGCACGTAGCCACCTGCAAAAGTCCTATGCTGTGCATAAGGTAGATGTGGATACTAAAGTGATGAATATAGTTGGGGACACAGGGGATCCATTGTTGGGCTGTCAAACTGCTTGTGGACCTGAAGAATACTGTGACTTCCAAAAGGATCCACCGCAGTGTGAAAGGTGCACTACGTGTCCCCCTGGATTCTTCCTGGTGTCACAGTGCTCGCCCACTGCTGATAGGATGTGCCAG GACAGGGACGAATGCCTTGAATTACCGAGCTTGTGTGGGGAGCGAGTAAAATGTTTCAATACCCCAG GAGGGTTTCGTTGTCTTGGTGTCTCTGAGAGGGAGATTTCTGCTGGGCTGTGTGGGCATGAGTACTTCTACAATCAGGAACTTCAGGAGTGCCAGGCCTGTTCAGACTGTGATGGCAAGCCTGTTGGCATTCCCTGCACGTCCACCAGTGATGCTGTATGTGGAACGGTCTCTGAGAACATGCTCTCACAGTCTTGGGCTGCTTCGATTGCCATACCCCCAACAAAATCGAAGAGCACTTCCATCTATCCAGGGCTACAGCTTAATATTCGTGGCAAAGAAGGAAACAACTTATTGACCAACCATGATGATTACCTCAGTCTCCAACAACATGGACTAATCTGGATAGACTACAACTTTGCACTAAAGCACAGCTGCAGGAACTTTCTCCAGGTCGGGATACGGATAAACGGCAGTGAAGAGGAGGGTCGAGACTTCAGCGGGGTTCGAATTGAGCAACCAGAGAGAAAGTTCTTCCAGGGTGTGACTGTAAGCACAGCAGTTGAGGTGGAACCCAGTCATATACTCACACTCGTGCTGAAGAGTCCCAACCAATACTGCAACCAGAGTAAAGATATTCAAGCCTATGAGCTTGGAGGGGCTTCGTTCAGCTTGGTGTGGCTATCCCATGACACTGGGGCTGTGGCCATGACTGCTCAGATGTTAACAGCAGCCCACTATCAGGGTAACCATCGTCCGACCTTCCGTATAGCCACGGTCTCTGATCCCTATATAGTGTCACTTACCCATGACAGCCGTGGAGTGCGTTTCATGGAGAGTGGCGTGGTGAAGTTTGTGCTCCAGCAGGCTATCTATTCCATGGGTCAAGCTTGTGTTCGAGAAGGTTTCTCACTGATTGCTTACGTCCACCGCAATGGCACTAATCAGGAGGTGCTACGCTCCTTTAAGTCTGGCGTTAACTACAGGGACACTTCCATCACCCTTTCTGGAGCCACAAGGGTAGACAGAGAAGACTGGCTCAATTTTGAGATTGTTGCCCCATCTCAGTGCAATGTCCGCTACTTTGGCGATAGTTCTGGGATTAGTATGCTAAGCTTGATCTGGATCCCCACTGCGGTCTCCTCTACATTCACAGCCACTGTCTTAAGAACAGGTCTACCCTCTGGGGCAGTACGAAATAAACCCCTGCTCTTCAGGCAGATCAGCTCAATTTCAGACCAAATGCGGCTAGCTGGTTCAGGTGAGGCCCATGCCCAGAGGAactttgtgttttctgaggCAGGGACAGTCAGTGTGGCCCTCAACCTAAAGCTGATCCACTCCTGCAATGTGGTGAAGCTGACCCTTTACCGGCAAGGTAAGGATGGAGGTCAGGCCACATCCTTGGCCCAGCAGGTGGGTGGACATATGCCTGAAGGTAGTGAGTGGGCCAGCGTGGGGCTGAGAACTTCATTCCAAGTGCAGAATGGTACTGCCATCTATGTTTCTTTGGACTGCGTTCGTGGGCGGATCAACCAGATCACCCATGAGGGAGGCACCAACATCTCCATTCTTTGGTTGGCATCATGA